The window TTTTTGCTCAAAGCCAATCTGATGTTGATTTTTTGGTGAAAGAAATCAACATCATCCATTTATCCGGACAAACTGACCAGGTTTTGGAAGCTTCACAAAAACTTATTAAATTATCTCATATTTCAGAAAATGATAAGGGTCTATCGTATGGAAATTATTTTTTAGCATCATATCATCACGATCAGGCTAATTTCAGACAAAGTATCGATTATGCAAAAAAAGCGCAACAATACTCTTCCTATCTTGAGAATGACCAAACGCATTCAGCTAATATTTCATCATTACTAGCCGGAAACTACCTACTTCTCGAACTTTATACCTTATCCTTTAAAAATTACAGAAAAGCGCTTGAAATCTTAAAAAACAAGGCAAATAAAACAAACCAAGATGCACTTATAGAATGCACTGTTTATTCTCATATGAGTTACATCTACGATAATATAAATAAGCCGGATTCTACTCTTTATTACTTACAGAAAGAAGCTAAAATCCTTAAAAAAATAGATTTACAGTACGCTTATATTCAAAAAGGTTGTTCGTCTTTAGGATTTGGAAATTATTATCTGAACCAGAACAAAACAGATTCTGCCCAATATTACTATAATAAATCATTAAATCATTTTAAAAATAAGATACATCCTTGCAAAATAGAATCTTTAATTGGTTTAGGAAATCTATATGCTTTTCAAAAAAATTATCTCAAAGCCCAAACTTTTTATGATCTGGCTTTAAAGAGTTTTAATCAACACCATTTTCCAGACATTCTGAGCGAATTGTACAAGAAGATAGCAGAGTTGAAAGTATCCCAGGGGAATATTACAGAAGCAAAACATTATCAGGATCTTTATCTTAACATTCATACCAAACTTAATGACAAAATAAAAAAAGAAAGAGATTTTGTTCTGAATGAGGTCATGAAAGAAGAAAAAATAAAGCATACTCTTGAGGCAAAAAAAACTCAGAGAACGACTTTAATTATTATTTCATTATTGGTATTTATCACTTTATTTATTATTTATCTTCTTAAAAAATCTAAATCTAAGAATCAGGAATCTATTGAAATTGCAAAAAAACTGATTAAAGAAAAGGAAATTACAGAGCAGGAAACACATAAACTGAAGCAACAGATTAATGCAGCCTTCGAAGAAATTATACAGTTTGCAAAAGATAACAGCCCTTCATTTTACACAAGGTTTCAGGAAGTCTATCCCAAATTTCAGTCTAAAATGCTTCTGCTTAATGAAAATCTGAAACCGAGCGAACTCACTTTTGCAGCCTATGTTTATCTTGGTTTTACCACAAAAGAAATAGCTGATTATACTTTTAAAGCAATAAAAACAATAGAAAATAATCGCTATAATTTCAGAAAAAAGATTAACCTTTCTCCCGAAAAAGATCTTCAGGTATGGCTTAGAAATTACATCGATTCTGAATCATAAAAAAATCCCTTTCATAAAGCTTATGAAAGGGATTTTATGTTGTAGAATAATAATTTTCTTAAGTTAACATTCCTCCGTCAACGTTTAAAACCTGACCGGAAATATAAGAAGACATTTCGCTACCGAAGAAAACGCAAGCATTTGCTACATCTTCAGGCTGCCCTCCTCTTTTCAAAGGAATCCCTTCTCTCCATCCCTGAACTGTTTTTTCGTCTAAAGCAGCGGTCATTTCAGTCTCAATAAATCCTGGAGCAATTGCGTTGCAACGGATGTTTCTAGAGCCTAACTCTAAAGCAATAGATTTAGTAAAACCAATAACTCCTGCTTTTGAAGCTGCATAATTTGCCTGTCCTGCATTACCTTTTACTCCTACTACCGAAGTCATATTGATGATAGAGCCTGATTTAGCCTTCATCATCGGCTTAATTACCGCTTTCGTAAGGTTGAATACAGAATCTAAATTTACTTTGATAATAGTATCCCAATCGTCTTTTGACATTCTCATCAAAAGATTGTCTTTCGTAATTCCCGCATTGTTTACCAAAATATCAATTTTACCAAACTCAGCCATCACATCATCTACCAATTTTTGCGCAGCATCGTAATCTGATGCATCAGACTGATAACCTTTAATCTGAGTAACAGAACTTAAAGCAGTTTCCAATTCTTTCGCTTTTTCTACAGAACCGGCATATGTAAATGCTACTTTCGCACCTTGTTGAGCAAAAATTTCAGCAATTCCCTTCCCTATTCCTCTTGTAGCTCCGGTAATTAGCGCTACTTTTCCTTCTAATAGTTTCATATAATGATTATTTATTTTAAAAATCTAAATAACTTGAGTGGTTAAAAGTTATTCAGTTTGCAAATATATATATTTTGTTTTTGCGGGTTTTAAATCAAATTGATATTCTAAAACATCAATTTGTCTTCTGAAGAACTAAAATTAAACACTTCTGATTCTTTATCTTTGGTAAGCGTAAGCTTTTTGTTGTCTGCAGAATATTTATCGTAAATTACCTCTTTAAGAGGCTCATTCTTAAGATTGGTGACCCCAAATTTATCCCCTTTCTGTACTACCACCTCATTTCCTGAAACAAAACTTATAATATCATCGTAGATAAAAGGAACAATCTCATTTCCTTCTTCATCAAGCATTCCGTAAAAATTTTCTTTATTTTTACAGATGATTGCAGGATAAAACTGAAACGGTTTTATAGAAACAATACCCTTAATTGGCGTATAAGATTTATCTTTAGGTGAAAACTTATAATAGACTTCGTCTTTTTTAACAATTACATTATTGAGGAAGATTTTCTCAATCTGAAACCCTTCATCCAAAATACTTTCAAAGTTTTTATCTAAAAGCCTTTCTTCACCATCCTTGCTTACAAAAACATAATCTTCTCCCTTTATTTTAAAACCTTCTACTACATCATATTCTTTAGGTAAAATAACTTCTCCACTAATTTTAACAACCGCAATTTTAGGGTTTTTAGCGTCTTTAAGCGATTTAAAAATACCATTAAACAAATGATTTACATAATGATATTCTGTAGGGAAAACCGTCCTTTCTGCTTTAGAAAAAACGCTTACTTTGTTATCTTTAATTAGGTAAATATAATTCCTGCCTACAAAAGCTTGTTCGTAGATATTTTCTGCTAAAACCTGCTCATTTTCATCTACAATTCCATACTTATTTTTAGCAATGTTTTTTGTGATTAAAAATGGATAACCATTAATATCCTCGATATAATGATATGAAAATTGACTCACCGTTTTCCCATCAATATCAATTACATCTCCGGTTTTAGTTCCGGTTTTTAAGTAAACTTTTCCTTTGTAAAATTTCAAGTTTTCCTTGAATTCTCTATCAGAAACCTGTTGACCATCAAAATTATAAATAAACCAAAGTTTATCTTTTTTAACAAAAAACCTGCTGTCGTTTGCGAATTCTATTTTATCCTGATCCTGAATGATCTGTTTTCCATTGTAGTCATAAACAGCGTCTTTTCCATCTTTTGAAATAATCAAACGGTCTCTATTTTCCCAAGTTCTGTATTTAAATTGATCTAATGAAATCAGTTGATTTCCTTTTCCATCAATTAACGCCATTTTTCCGTTCGCTTCACCCTCTTTTACTTTCAAAATAAATCTTTCTTTCGAAAGACGGAGAATTTCACTTTTAAAAGGATAATTAAAAGAAATAGTTCCCAGAGAATCTATTATAGAAATACTTCCTGTATAAGGATCGGTAATAATCCCATAACCATTGGTATAAAATTGTACTTCTTTCCCAATTTGTTTAGACAATAATATCTCTTTATACTGATTGCTTTGTGCTGAAAAAATACCTGAAAACAGAATGAAAACTATTTTTTTCAATGAAATTACTTTAAAGAATTATTAACGATTAAAACAATTTCACCTTTTAAAGTTTTGCTTTTAGAGAACTCAATTAATTCATCGATAGTTCCTCTTTTAGTTTCTTCAAATTTTTTCGAAATTTCTCTACTCAAGCTTGCTCTTGTTTCTTCACCAAAAAATTCTTTGATTTGCTCCAAAGTCGTATTAATCTTATGCGGACTTTCGTACAAAACAATTGTTTTTTTCTCTTCTGCAAGCTGTTTTAGTTTCGTTTGTCTTCCTTTTTTCGGGGGAAGAAATCCTGCAAAAAGAAATTCATTATTAGGTAAACCCGAAACTACCAAAGCCGGAATTAGTGCAGTTGCACCCGGAAGGCAAATCATTTCAATATTGTGATCAGATCCAGCTTTCGCCAGTAGATAACCGGGATCTGAAATTCCAGGAGTTCCTGCATCAGTAATAATCGCAACGTTTTGACCGTTTTTAAGGTCAGCAATCACTTTTTCAGTGGCTTGATGCTCATTATGAAGATGGTAAGACCTTAAAGGTTTTGAAATCTCATAATGCTTTAATAAAACTCCCGAAGTACGGGTATCTTCACACAAAATATAATCTACTTCTTTCAGCGTATTCACTGCTCTGAAAGTCATGTCTTCAAGATTTCCGACCGGTGTCGGAACAAAATATAAAATACCGCTCAAAATTATAAAAATTTATTTTCTACCAACACCCAAAGTCTTTGGGCATATTCATCTACTTTTTCCCAATTTTTATCATAATACAACTCACTGAGAAATTCTTTAGCCTCTTCAATATTTCTACATCTGTTAAGTTCAGAAATAGAATCATTCAAATCAGTTTGGCTTCCGTTAAAAAGTACCTTAGTAAAAGCTATTCTGTCATTCAGATCAAGCTTAAATTCTGGTCTTGGCTTTTCTGCCTCCATAAATTGGGTCGGAATATTTGTTTTTATTAAACTTCCCGTATCTTCTTTTACAACAGGAATCTCAACTTTTTCATGTGGAGTTTCTCTTTCCAAAGGATCATCATCAAATAAGGTTTGAATTGATTTTAAACCTCTTATGTTCGCAAGCTTTATTTTCTGTTTCTGATGATAGTCATCCAGATTTTCAAAACTTTCGTCAGATTTAGGAACTTCGGTTACTTTATCAGATTGTGGTTTATCAATATCTACGATTTTTCGCCTATCAGAATCTTCCGCTTTCGACTCAGATTCTTCTTCTTCAGAAACATCAATATCTTTTTTAATTTCGCTTAAAATAGATTCTACATTTGAACTTTCACTAATAATCTCATCGTTTTCATGATTAAAGGTTGATGTATATTCAGTTTCTTCAATCAAAATTTC is drawn from Chryseobacterium muglaense and contains these coding sequences:
- a CDS encoding tetratricopeptide repeat protein, giving the protein MGYFHSFKYLFSFILLSNCFFAQSQSDVDFLVKEINIIHLSGQTDQVLEASQKLIKLSHISENDKGLSYGNYFLASYHHDQANFRQSIDYAKKAQQYSSYLENDQTHSANISSLLAGNYLLLELYTLSFKNYRKALEILKNKANKTNQDALIECTVYSHMSYIYDNINKPDSTLYYLQKEAKILKKIDLQYAYIQKGCSSLGFGNYYLNQNKTDSAQYYYNKSLNHFKNKIHPCKIESLIGLGNLYAFQKNYLKAQTFYDLALKSFNQHHFPDILSELYKKIAELKVSQGNITEAKHYQDLYLNIHTKLNDKIKKERDFVLNEVMKEEKIKHTLEAKKTQRTTLIIISLLVFITLFIIYLLKKSKSKNQESIEIAKKLIKEKEITEQETHKLKQQINAAFEEIIQFAKDNSPSFYTRFQEVYPKFQSKMLLLNENLKPSELTFAAYVYLGFTTKEIADYTFKAIKTIENNRYNFRKKINLSPEKDLQVWLRNYIDSES
- the fabG gene encoding 3-oxoacyl-[acyl-carrier-protein] reductase, encoding MKLLEGKVALITGATRGIGKGIAEIFAQQGAKVAFTYAGSVEKAKELETALSSVTQIKGYQSDASDYDAAQKLVDDVMAEFGKIDILVNNAGITKDNLLMRMSKDDWDTIIKVNLDSVFNLTKAVIKPMMKAKSGSIINMTSVVGVKGNAGQANYAASKAGVIGFTKSIALELGSRNIRCNAIAPGFIETEMTAALDEKTVQGWREGIPLKRGGQPEDVANACVFFGSEMSSYISGQVLNVDGGMLT
- a CDS encoding WG repeat-containing protein is translated as MKKIVFILFSGIFSAQSNQYKEILLSKQIGKEVQFYTNGYGIITDPYTGSISIIDSLGTISFNYPFKSEILRLSKERFILKVKEGEANGKMALIDGKGNQLISLDQFKYRTWENRDRLIISKDGKDAVYDYNGKQIIQDQDKIEFANDSRFFVKKDKLWFIYNFDGQQVSDREFKENLKFYKGKVYLKTGTKTGDVIDIDGKTVSQFSYHYIEDINGYPFLITKNIAKNKYGIVDENEQVLAENIYEQAFVGRNYIYLIKDNKVSVFSKAERTVFPTEYHYVNHLFNGIFKSLKDAKNPKIAVVKISGEVILPKEYDVVEGFKIKGEDYVFVSKDGEERLLDKNFESILDEGFQIEKIFLNNVIVKKDEVYYKFSPKDKSYTPIKGIVSIKPFQFYPAIICKNKENFYGMLDEEGNEIVPFIYDDIISFVSGNEVVVQKGDKFGVTNLKNEPLKEVIYDKYSADNKKLTLTKDKESEVFNFSSSEDKLMF
- the rsmI gene encoding 16S rRNA (cytidine(1402)-2'-O)-methyltransferase, with product MSGILYFVPTPVGNLEDMTFRAVNTLKEVDYILCEDTRTSGVLLKHYEISKPLRSYHLHNEHQATEKVIADLKNGQNVAIITDAGTPGISDPGYLLAKAGSDHNIEMICLPGATALIPALVVSGLPNNEFLFAGFLPPKKGRQTKLKQLAEEKKTIVLYESPHKINTTLEQIKEFFGEETRASLSREISKKFEETKRGTIDELIEFSKSKTLKGEIVLIVNNSLK